Proteins from a single region of Rhipicephalus sanguineus isolate Rsan-2018 unplaced genomic scaffold, BIME_Rsan_1.4 Seq1140, whole genome shotgun sequence:
- the LOC125756529 gene encoding neogenin-like, with product YASAKGVASKGGKGATKDLKPPDLWIHHDQMELKAMDKSSNPEAAMTATPISRNSQEISEEHIGTFDKKNSGGGYMAMGPAAVSNGSMNAGLEGSSINMGRPIYPRTQYNIPRAHVTIDAMHSGHEGPSPQKSGLMGCGNPTYEPVLNPNMSHPSSSALGTGQMPAYSNALMGTGGGPLLSLSSAPPLGPPPSGPPPQPPRRQEH from the exons GTATGCGAGTGCAAAGGGGGTAGCCTCGAAGGGGGGCAAGGGAGCGACCAAGGACTTGAAGCCACCCGACCTGTGGATCCACCATGATCAGATGGAACTCAAGGCCATGGACAAGAGCAGCAACCCAGAGGCAGCCATGACAGCCACTCCCATATCGCGAAACTCCCAGGAGATCTCCGAGGAGCACATTGGCACATTCGACAAGAAGAATTCGGGTGGTGGCTACATGG CCATGGGTCCAGCTGCTGTTTCCAATGGCAGCATGAATGCCGGTTTAGAGGGCAGCTCCATTAACATGGGCCGTCCCATCTATCCAAGGACCCAGTACAACATACCTCGGGCACACGTCACCATCGATGCAATGCATTCAG GTCACGAAGGTCCAAGCCCCCAGAAGTCGGGCCTCATGGGCTGCGGGAACCCCACCTACGAGCCTGTCTTGAACCCAAACATGAGCCACCCTAGTAGCTCGGCTTTGGGGACAGGCCAGATGCCAGCCTACAGCAACGCCCTGATGGGAACCGGGGGCGGGCCGCTGCTTTCGCTAAGCTCGGCTCCTCCCCTCGGCCCACCCCCCTCGGGGCCGCCACCCCAACCGCCGAGACGACAGGAACACTGA